One segment of Amycolatopsis alba DSM 44262 DNA contains the following:
- a CDS encoding MFS transporter has protein sequence MTTGPPARSLPREPLGDPRLRRLVVGQGLAAVVDALFLTWLTLFVLELSEPGLTTGLVLVAVALPRAVLLLPGGVLADRLDPARVAAWASWLRVAVLLALGAVITFTSPSVTTVALLAGLLGMADAAYFPAAMALLPAVVPTEKLSRVNALVQGAESGGDLVGPAAAAGVIAAVGFGAALAGITAVAVVAALALGTLVRLARLGEGAGPDAVDGDQRLGGLHSLGEGLGYAWHEPLVRALLTAVAVINIAVVGPVLVGGAVLADQRLGGAGSLGIVLSGFGAGSLAGSLIAGWRPPGRRGWTVVGGVAAIGTGTAGLAVVTDVVTATAVVTLIGLGSAFLGVVIVATLQERVSRQLLGRVMSLVVLATVAFDPFSYVVAGILLPFGTTAVFLICGGAVLACAGLVAASPVIRSLR, from the coding sequence ATGACGACAGGGCCGCCCGCCCGTTCCCTTCCCCGCGAACCCCTCGGCGACCCGCGGCTGCGCCGCCTGGTCGTGGGTCAGGGTTTGGCGGCCGTGGTCGACGCGCTGTTCCTGACCTGGCTCACCCTCTTCGTGCTCGAACTTTCGGAGCCCGGCCTCACCACCGGGCTCGTTCTCGTGGCGGTGGCGCTGCCACGCGCGGTGCTCCTGCTTCCCGGGGGAGTACTGGCCGACCGGCTGGATCCCGCTCGCGTCGCGGCCTGGGCTTCCTGGCTTCGGGTCGCCGTCCTGCTCGCCCTTGGTGCCGTGATCACCTTTACCTCCCCATCGGTGACCACCGTCGCCCTTCTCGCCGGATTGCTCGGCATGGCCGACGCCGCGTACTTCCCGGCAGCCATGGCGTTGCTGCCGGCCGTCGTACCGACCGAGAAGCTGTCACGGGTCAACGCGCTGGTGCAGGGCGCGGAGTCGGGGGGCGATCTCGTCGGGCCTGCGGCGGCCGCCGGAGTCATCGCTGCGGTCGGCTTCGGCGCCGCGCTCGCTGGGATCACGGCGGTGGCCGTCGTGGCCGCCTTGGCCCTCGGCACGCTCGTCCGCCTGGCACGACTCGGTGAAGGCGCCGGTCCGGACGCCGTCGATGGTGACCAGCGACTCGGCGGCTTGCATTCCCTCGGCGAGGGTTTGGGATATGCCTGGCATGAACCGCTCGTGAGAGCGCTGCTGACGGCCGTCGCCGTGATTAACATCGCGGTCGTGGGCCCCGTGCTTGTGGGAGGCGCGGTGCTCGCCGATCAACGCCTCGGCGGAGCGGGATCTCTGGGCATCGTGCTCTCCGGTTTCGGCGCCGGGTCGCTGGCAGGATCACTGATCGCCGGATGGCGCCCACCCGGCAGGCGCGGCTGGACCGTGGTCGGCGGGGTCGCGGCGATCGGCACGGGAACAGCCGGGCTCGCGGTCGTCACCGACGTGGTCACCGCGACAGCGGTCGTCACACTCATCGGTCTCGGGTCCGCGTTTCTCGGAGTGGTCATCGTGGCCACCTTGCAAGAGCGAGTGTCCAGGCAACTGCTGGGCCGGGTGATGAGCCTCGTCGTTCTGGCCACGGTGGCGTTCGACCCGTTCTCCTACGTCGTCGCCGGGATCCTGCTGCCGTTCGGCACCACGGCGGTGTTCCTGATCTGCGGCGGCGCCGTGCTGGCGTGTGCCGGACTGGTCGCCGCGAGCCCGGTGATCCGATCCCTGCGTTGA
- a CDS encoding aminotransferase class I/II-fold pyridoxal phosphate-dependent enzyme, with the protein MVDGPVGPTIVRNGRELVNFASISFLDLDRHVPARRHFAEAAIAHGLSTSGSRMTQGICRPHQVLEETIARHTGKERAISFATGLLANIGFVHAMSSSAYFDTGIEVRNRDTVFVVDRDVHWSIWKGLEGLGYGRNVHAFRHNDVADLAAILGRIQSRKTVVIAESIYSADGTMGPIVEILDECDRHGAVSMIDDANGFMVYGAENRPYAREAVAIRERADFVMVSLSKAIGLEGGAIAGPAAAIDAFELLSGTSMFTAAIQPPTAYLADRTIDVLADHPEIVDDYLAHAARLRRQMHAIGTMTTPTESYMLSVPIGADAAALQMREWFVEDGYLVPVFSYPAVSRNQALLRLFPHAGHTEAQMDGFLRTLLIYRRRLGL; encoded by the coding sequence GTGGTGGACGGTCCCGTCGGGCCGACCATCGTCCGCAACGGGCGCGAGCTGGTGAACTTCGCCAGCATCAGCTTTCTCGACCTGGACCGCCACGTCCCGGCCCGGCGCCACTTCGCCGAGGCGGCAATCGCCCACGGCCTGAGCACCAGCGGTTCCCGGATGACACAGGGAATCTGCCGCCCGCATCAGGTCCTGGAGGAGACGATCGCCCGCCACACCGGCAAGGAGCGGGCCATCAGCTTCGCCACCGGACTCCTGGCCAACATCGGATTCGTCCACGCCATGAGCAGTTCCGCGTACTTCGACACCGGGATCGAAGTACGCAATCGCGACACCGTCTTCGTCGTCGACAGGGACGTCCACTGGAGCATCTGGAAGGGGCTCGAAGGACTCGGCTACGGCCGTAACGTCCACGCGTTCCGGCACAACGACGTCGCGGATCTGGCCGCCATCCTCGGCCGGATCCAGAGCCGCAAGACCGTGGTGATCGCCGAGAGTATTTATTCCGCCGACGGCACCATGGGGCCGATCGTGGAGATCTTGGACGAGTGCGACCGGCACGGAGCTGTCAGCATGATCGACGACGCGAACGGGTTCATGGTCTACGGGGCCGAGAACCGTCCATATGCCCGGGAGGCGGTGGCGATCAGGGAGCGCGCCGACTTCGTCATGGTGTCCCTGTCGAAGGCCATCGGTCTGGAAGGCGGCGCGATTGCCGGGCCCGCGGCGGCGATCGACGCCTTCGAACTGCTTTCCGGCACCTCGATGTTCACAGCCGCTATCCAGCCACCCACCGCGTACCTGGCCGACCGCACGATCGACGTCCTCGCCGACCATCCGGAGATCGTCGACGACTACCTCGCACACGCCGCCCGCCTTCGGCGGCAGATGCATGCGATCGGCACGATGACGACGCCGACCGAGTCGTACATGCTCTCGGTGCCGATCGGCGCCGATGCCGCCGCGCTCCAGATGCGGGAGTGGTTCGTCGAGGACGGCTACCTCGTTCCCGTCTTCTCCTACCCGGCCGTCTCGCGCAACCAGGCGCTCCTGCGGTTGTTCCCCCATGCGGGTCACACCGAGGCACAGATGGACGGTTTCCTGCGCACCCTCCTCATCTACCGGCGGCGTCTCGGGCTCTGA
- a CDS encoding SDR family NAD(P)-dependent oxidoreductase, protein MSVLDRFRIDGRVAVVTGASSGLGIAFATAVAEAGADVVLGARRTDRLETTRAAVEKLGRRAVAVCTDVADPKDCHALIDAAVREFGRVDILVNNAGVSSEHPAVEETPEQFRDVIDVNLNGSYWMAQAAGAVMRPGSAIVNVSSILALVTGGLPQAAYSASKAGILGLTRDLAQQWTPGKGIRVNALAPGFFTSEMTDGYDEGYIEAMMPRVLSGRVGQPEELAAALVFLVSDAATYVTGTTLVVDGGTHIA, encoded by the coding sequence ATGAGCGTCCTTGATCGGTTCCGGATCGACGGCCGCGTCGCCGTGGTCACCGGAGCGTCCTCGGGGCTGGGCATCGCCTTCGCCACCGCCGTCGCCGAGGCCGGTGCCGACGTCGTCCTCGGAGCGCGGCGCACCGACAGGCTGGAGACCACGCGCGCGGCCGTCGAGAAGCTCGGCCGCCGGGCCGTCGCCGTGTGTACCGACGTGGCCGATCCGAAGGACTGCCACGCACTGATCGACGCGGCTGTGCGGGAGTTCGGGCGCGTGGACATCCTGGTCAACAACGCCGGGGTCAGCAGTGAACACCCCGCGGTCGAGGAGACACCGGAGCAGTTCCGCGACGTCATCGACGTCAATCTGAACGGCTCCTACTGGATGGCCCAGGCCGCAGGCGCGGTAATGCGACCCGGCAGTGCCATCGTCAACGTGTCGAGCATCCTCGCGCTGGTCACGGGTGGTCTGCCGCAGGCCGCCTACTCGGCGTCGAAAGCCGGGATCCTCGGGCTCACCCGCGATCTCGCCCAGCAGTGGACACCTGGCAAGGGCATCCGCGTGAATGCCCTCGCTCCGGGCTTTTTCACCTCCGAGATGACCGACGGCTACGACGAGGGCTACATCGAGGCGATGATGCCGAGAGTGCTCTCCGGCCGCGTCGGACAGCCCGAAGAGCTCGCCGCCGCGCTGGTCTTCCTCGTCTCCGACGCGGCGACCTATGTCACCGGAACCACTCTGGTGGTCGACGGGGGCACACACATCGCATAG
- the fabF gene encoding beta-ketoacyl-ACP synthase II produces MTEAAERPGARRRVMVTGYGAVTPLGHSVDETWTAMLAGRSGIDKVEAIDVTDLAVRIGGQVRGFTPSRYMPAMVSRRADPYAQYALAAALEACEHAGLVIDDHVAPRVAVIIGSGYGPVGSIYRAANRLRDKGPRSISPFTQVTTAMDSAAGEISMRLGTQGPSRAQSTACASGADAVGAAMRMISHGEADIVLAGGADACVTTVDLAGSGNARALSKRNDDPAAACRPFDAHRDGFVMSEGAAVAVLEAADVADRRGATALAELTGYGASSDAHHWTAPHPEGRGARLAVEAALRDAGITGAEVDYVNAHGTGTLLNDITETAVLRQVLGDRVTRIPVSSTKSMTGHMIGAAGAVELVASIQALRTGDVPPTVNCDEPIDPDINFVPHRTQHHPGMRIALSNSFGFGGHNAALVVRTV; encoded by the coding sequence GTGACGGAAGCAGCAGAACGACCGGGCGCGAGGCGTCGGGTGATGGTCACCGGATACGGGGCTGTGACGCCGCTGGGCCACAGCGTCGACGAGACCTGGACGGCGATGCTGGCCGGGCGCAGCGGTATCGACAAGGTCGAGGCTATCGACGTCACCGATCTCGCGGTCCGGATCGGCGGCCAGGTCCGCGGATTCACCCCCAGCCGCTACATGCCTGCGATGGTCAGCCGTCGCGCCGATCCGTACGCGCAGTACGCCCTCGCCGCCGCGCTGGAAGCGTGCGAGCACGCGGGGCTCGTCATCGACGATCACGTGGCGCCGCGGGTCGCCGTGATCATCGGCAGCGGCTACGGCCCGGTCGGATCGATCTACCGCGCCGCGAACAGGCTGCGCGACAAGGGACCGCGGTCCATCAGCCCGTTCACTCAGGTCACGACGGCCATGGACAGCGCCGCCGGCGAAATCAGCATGCGGCTCGGTACGCAGGGGCCCAGCCGCGCCCAGAGCACGGCGTGCGCCAGCGGTGCCGACGCCGTGGGCGCGGCGATGCGCATGATCAGCCACGGGGAAGCCGACATCGTCCTCGCCGGTGGCGCCGACGCATGCGTCACCACCGTGGACCTCGCGGGCAGCGGGAACGCCCGCGCGTTGTCCAAACGCAACGACGACCCGGCCGCGGCGTGCCGGCCCTTCGACGCGCACCGCGACGGGTTCGTGATGAGCGAGGGCGCCGCCGTGGCGGTGCTGGAGGCGGCGGACGTGGCCGACCGGCGAGGGGCGACGGCGCTGGCCGAACTCACGGGGTACGGAGCGAGTTCCGACGCTCATCACTGGACCGCACCGCATCCGGAGGGCAGGGGCGCACGCCTGGCCGTCGAGGCGGCGCTGCGCGACGCGGGGATCACGGGGGCGGAGGTCGACTACGTCAACGCGCACGGCACCGGAACGCTGCTGAACGACATCACCGAGACGGCCGTCCTGCGACAGGTGCTGGGGGACCGGGTCACCCGGATCCCGGTGAGCTCCACCAAATCGATGACCGGGCACATGATCGGCGCCGCCGGGGCGGTGGAGCTCGTCGCTTCGATCCAGGCCCTCCGCACGGGCGACGTCCCGCCGACCGTCAACTGCGATGAGCCGATCGACCCGGACATCAACTTCGTGCCCCACCGCACGCAACATCATCCGGGGATGCGCATCGCTCTCAGCAACTCGTTCGGCTTCGGCGGCCACAACGCCGCGCTCGTGGTCCGGACAGTCTGA
- a CDS encoding condensation domain-containing protein, translated as MKATPDPATVIRSGPLSWVQQWHWFERTIPAPRRVNPTPLADHCHVPPPATVSDVHMALASLTARHEALRSTIGPLRPVQRVHRPDWAPLPIDHVDVPAVDAGTLEAATAALAARPIDPERNPPWLARVLLEAGKPRAVLIAAHHVMIDGWGLAVLLDQLHDRLRGADGPAETALHPLDAIAEQNLERARLSECEWLARLADNPTGVLAPFGGIADGKGRHRLQYRSVEAYDDLDRVARRHRASPEIVVLAALAHEVATRTGEHRFLASVVVSNRARAALRTSVDVRALTVPVQIDLQPGAAFGEVVASVATASTAGYRHGRYRPAELVAAWSRQDRRRGVVAIPTIEFNCYAWPRGYLVPTRTTPPGGDATWISSAPDEPCETLYVDFSRDAGFITLDVTVGDHLLDAAQAVALPERLCGLLHALAGGAECPVLSDPRTPAASGWWRAPQGWACLTTVEDVLQSHPGVLDVTVTPSGGTSGEGDRPHLVARARVTPGVTIDELHQHVLDHLGDVPGLLTPGRYILSPAEHGTATGGSSVPPMSSRLAVTTSERALAAAVAAVVPDDSRQPSYDNPGSVDMNRCLADHGVTLVEIPRLLMLLRQSGYTGIAADELAGTVSLGHLAAALEPFPPRAHHGGETSS; from the coding sequence GTGAAGGCGACTCCGGATCCCGCCACCGTCATCCGCAGTGGGCCGCTGTCGTGGGTTCAGCAGTGGCACTGGTTCGAACGCACCATCCCCGCACCACGGCGGGTGAACCCGACGCCGCTCGCTGACCACTGCCACGTCCCGCCCCCTGCCACCGTCAGCGACGTGCACATGGCGCTCGCGTCCCTGACCGCGCGGCATGAAGCGCTGCGCAGCACCATCGGCCCGCTCCGCCCGGTACAACGCGTCCATCGCCCGGACTGGGCGCCGCTGCCGATCGATCACGTGGACGTCCCCGCTGTCGATGCCGGCACCTTGGAAGCCGCCACGGCGGCACTGGCGGCCCGCCCGATCGACCCCGAGCGGAATCCGCCCTGGCTCGCCAGAGTGCTGCTCGAAGCGGGAAAGCCGCGCGCGGTCCTGATCGCCGCCCACCACGTCATGATCGACGGGTGGGGGCTGGCGGTGCTGCTCGACCAGTTGCACGACCGGCTTCGCGGCGCCGACGGACCGGCGGAAACAGCCCTCCACCCGCTCGACGCTATCGCCGAGCAGAATCTGGAACGCGCCCGCCTGTCGGAGTGCGAGTGGCTCGCACGTCTCGCGGACAACCCCACCGGCGTGCTGGCCCCGTTCGGCGGCATCGCCGACGGCAAGGGGCGCCACCGTCTTCAATACCGCTCGGTGGAGGCGTATGACGACCTTGACCGCGTCGCCCGGCGTCATCGGGCCAGTCCGGAGATCGTCGTGCTCGCGGCGCTCGCCCACGAGGTCGCCACCCGCACCGGAGAGCATCGTTTCCTCGCGTCGGTGGTGGTCTCCAATCGAGCCCGGGCGGCTCTGCGCACCAGCGTCGACGTCCGGGCTCTGACGGTCCCGGTCCAGATCGACCTCCAACCGGGCGCGGCGTTCGGTGAGGTGGTCGCCTCGGTCGCGACGGCGTCCACCGCGGGCTACCGGCACGGCCGGTACCGCCCCGCGGAACTGGTCGCCGCCTGGTCCCGCCAGGACCGGCGCCGCGGTGTCGTTGCCATACCCACCATCGAATTCAACTGCTATGCGTGGCCCCGCGGATACCTGGTCCCCACCCGGACCACTCCGCCGGGCGGGGACGCCACCTGGATCAGCAGCGCGCCTGACGAGCCCTGCGAGACCCTCTACGTCGACTTCAGCCGCGACGCGGGGTTCATCACCCTCGACGTCACCGTCGGGGATCACCTGCTCGACGCCGCGCAGGCGGTGGCGTTGCCCGAACGCCTGTGTGGTCTCCTGCACGCGCTCGCCGGCGGTGCCGAGTGCCCGGTCCTGTCGGACCCGCGCACACCGGCGGCGTCCGGATGGTGGCGCGCCCCGCAGGGATGGGCGTGCCTGACCACGGTCGAAGACGTGCTGCAGAGCCACCCCGGTGTGCTCGATGTGACAGTGACGCCCAGCGGCGGCACTTCGGGAGAAGGCGATCGACCACACCTCGTCGCGCGCGCCCGCGTCACTCCTGGCGTGACGATCGACGAGCTACACCAGCACGTCCTGGACCACCTCGGCGACGTGCCCGGTCTCCTCACCCCAGGCCGCTACATCCTGTCCCCGGCCGAACACGGCACCGCCACCGGCGGCTCAAGCGTCCCGCCGATGTCGTCACGGCTGGCCGTGACGACATCGGAACGGGCTCTGGCCGCCGCTGTGGCCGCCGTCGTTCCGGACGATTCGCGGCAGCCCTCCTATGACAACCCTGGCTCGGTCGACATGAACCGTTGCCTCGCCGACCACGGGGTCACCCTGGTCGAGATTCCTCGTCTGCTGATGCTGCTGCGCCAGTCCGGCTACACCGGGATCGCAGCGGACGAGCTGGCCGGAACAGTCTCGCTCGGCCACCTCGCTGCGGCTCTGGAGCCCTTTCCGCCCCGCGCCCACCACGGAGGAGAAACGTCATCGTGA
- a CDS encoding acyl carrier protein, with protein MVSNTDILADIAEIVEQVTGLDRANVTPEKSFADDLGIDSLSMVEITVQVEDRFAVRIPDDEVAELRTVGDAMSYVASQR; from the coding sequence GTGGTCAGCAACACCGACATCCTCGCCGACATCGCCGAGATCGTCGAACAGGTCACCGGTCTCGACCGCGCCAACGTGACTCCGGAGAAGTCGTTTGCCGACGATCTCGGCATCGACTCCCTGTCAATGGTGGAGATCACCGTGCAGGTGGAGGACAGGTTCGCGGTGAGGATTCCCGACGACGAGGTTGCGGAGCTGAGGACCGTCGGTGACGCGATGAGCTACGTCGCCTCCCAGCGGTGA
- a CDS encoding thiamine pyrophosphate-binding protein, whose protein sequence is MGERYADAWSAIVDVLVANEVDTCFGLPGDDLELLRALDAVGLFLVPCRDQRNAMYMATGYAMQSGRLAVCALGKGPAVTHAATGLLEARESGAPVLVLAAGVAERRRGSGGFQEFDQISVVTPLVQWAHRVGHPDRVVPATVTALTRALGPPAGPVYLEIPDDVRATEIVVARPRPTRPEPLALDSLSVTPGPALAAIRTSSRPLVLVGGGMRHHNDDGMVERFAEHLGAALFTTASGRGAVDERNPLFCGVAGLYAAAPARELWSSCDLVVSLAGRLEETVAEGGTPWPPVPVVQVNVDPGGLSAEFPGPRVLGDARHAVLGWSRALEGDPKSGPAAAKGWADEIAAARKAMSLEVEEELARAAALPEIRIAELLAALDATGGERRILVQENGLQDMWSYCFPFHAGGGSIAPSEQTPLGFGAAAAIGVKLAAPYHEVTAFVGDGAFVAARADIAAAAPAHGGVLYVVLCNGGYGWLDTQRARLGLDAGRHSFVRLGQPPPVVDGPDIRCRVLRDKCTLTEEVLAARRFCAQGGTAVLMVPVAPDDIAPPIRDAEVVPQ, encoded by the coding sequence GTGGGCGAACGGTACGCCGACGCGTGGTCCGCGATCGTCGACGTGCTGGTGGCGAACGAGGTGGACACCTGCTTCGGGCTGCCCGGAGACGATCTGGAGTTGCTCCGCGCCCTCGACGCCGTCGGCCTTTTCCTGGTGCCGTGCCGTGATCAGCGGAACGCGATGTACATGGCGACCGGCTACGCGATGCAGTCGGGCAGGCTCGCCGTCTGCGCGCTGGGAAAGGGGCCGGCGGTCACGCACGCGGCTACGGGACTGCTGGAGGCGCGGGAGTCCGGCGCCCCTGTCCTCGTGCTCGCAGCCGGTGTGGCCGAACGACGCCGGGGCAGCGGTGGATTCCAGGAATTCGACCAGATCTCCGTGGTCACGCCTCTCGTGCAGTGGGCGCACCGGGTGGGGCATCCCGACCGGGTCGTCCCCGCGACGGTCACGGCCTTGACCCGGGCACTGGGACCTCCCGCCGGACCCGTGTACCTGGAGATACCCGATGACGTGCGCGCGACGGAGATCGTGGTCGCCCGGCCCCGGCCGACGCGACCGGAACCGTTGGCGCTCGACTCCCTCTCCGTGACGCCGGGACCGGCACTCGCGGCGATCCGCACGAGCAGCCGGCCGCTGGTACTGGTGGGCGGGGGAATGCGGCACCACAACGACGACGGCATGGTGGAGCGCTTCGCCGAACACCTCGGCGCGGCGCTCTTCACCACCGCGTCCGGCCGCGGTGCCGTCGACGAGCGCAACCCGCTTTTCTGCGGTGTGGCAGGACTTTACGCCGCTGCCCCTGCCCGTGAGCTGTGGTCGTCGTGTGACCTCGTGGTGTCGCTCGCCGGACGGCTCGAGGAGACGGTCGCCGAAGGCGGGACACCCTGGCCCCCGGTCCCGGTGGTGCAGGTCAACGTCGATCCCGGCGGGCTGTCCGCCGAATTCCCGGGCCCGCGAGTGCTCGGAGACGCCCGCCACGCCGTGCTCGGCTGGTCGCGGGCGCTGGAGGGGGACCCTAAGTCCGGGCCCGCCGCAGCCAAGGGATGGGCAGACGAGATCGCCGCCGCCCGCAAGGCCATGTCGCTCGAAGTGGAAGAGGAACTGGCCCGCGCGGCGGCGCTGCCGGAAATCCGTATCGCCGAACTGCTCGCCGCACTCGACGCCACCGGCGGCGAGCGCCGGATCCTGGTCCAGGAGAACGGGTTGCAGGACATGTGGTCCTACTGCTTCCCCTTCCACGCCGGTGGCGGTTCCATCGCGCCGTCGGAGCAGACCCCGCTGGGCTTCGGGGCTGCCGCGGCCATCGGGGTCAAGCTGGCGGCCCCGTACCACGAGGTGACCGCGTTCGTCGGTGACGGAGCTTTCGTCGCGGCCCGCGCGGACATCGCCGCCGCCGCGCCCGCCCACGGCGGTGTTCTGTATGTGGTGCTCTGCAACGGCGGCTACGGCTGGCTGGACACGCAGCGCGCCCGCCTCGGTCTCGACGCCGGACGCCACTCGTTCGTCCGCCTGGGTCAGCCGCCACCCGTGGTGGACGGGCCGGACATCCGTTGCCGGGTGCTCCGCGACAAATGCACGCTGACCGAGGAAGTCCTGGCCGCGCGGCGGTTCTGCGCACAGGGAGGCACCGCCGTGCTCATGGTCCCGGTCGCCCCCGACGACATCGCCCCGCCCATCCGCGACGCCGAGGTGGTCCCCCAGTGA